Proteins from one Setaria italica strain Yugu1 chromosome V, Setaria_italica_v2.0, whole genome shotgun sequence genomic window:
- the LOC101768969 gene encoding pentatricopeptide repeat-containing protein At3g13160, mitochondrial: MAMASPAAASRARRLFSIFSSTTPRAQAPKPALAPAPSPAPAPAAAPDQNAAAGEAEAEAKPNAGHNRRKRLAKILRVIFEERNPDKLVSQFIAASTASPRFRDNHRVYEVAVSRLTSFGRNDAVAALLDSQKPFLKASSEDFAARLVRLYGRASMPSHAAATFLDLPQKHKSVTAFNALLAAYVDSGNFDMLVAAFQKPGLSTALDVIPLMEKCGLTPDGMSFNSLLNGFYNNDRFDDAEKVWEMMKDRNVEPNTKSYNAKLRGLVANGRIEDAVALIEAMQKDGPKPDSVSYNELIRGYCKEGRLGEAKKVYDDLVKNECAPNKGTFETLVPHFVEAGELDLALDCCHEIFSRKCRVKCSLLQGVVTALVAASRVEEATRIVKLGWKNNYPPRGLKMPELIEKDKAVEAETDCDNFLPYEEGSEEELESKTA, from the exons atggccatggcctcccccgccgccgcctcccgcgcccgccgcctctTCAGCATCTTCTCCTCCACCACTCCACGCGCTCAAGCACCCAAGCCCGCGCTCGCTCCAGCGCcttcgcccgcgcccgcgccggcggccgcgccggacCAGAATGCGGCagccggcgaggcggaggcggaggcaaaACCCAACGCGGGGCACAACCGCCGGAAGCGCCTCGCCAAAATCCTGCGGGTCATCTTCGAGGAGCGCAATCCGGACAAGCTGGTATCCCAGTTCATCGCCGCGTCGACCGCATCCCCACGCTTCCGCGACAACCACCGCGTGTACGAGGTGGCCGTGTCCCGCCTCACATCCTTCGGCCGCAACGACGCCGTCGCGGCCCTCCTCGACTCGCAGAAGCCCTTCCTCAAGGCCTCCAGCGAGGACTTCGCGGCGCGCCTCGTCCGCCTCTACGGCCGCGCCTCCATGCCGTCCCACGCCGCTGCGACCTTCCTTGACCTTCCCCAGAAGCACAAGTCCGTCACGGCCTTCaacgccctcctcgccgcctaCGTGGACTCAGGCAACTTCGACATGCTCGTCGCCGCGTTCCAG AAACCCGGCCTCTCGACCGCCCTCGACGTCATCCCGCTCATGGAGAAGTGTGGTCTTACCCCCGATGGGATGTCTTTCAACAGTCTGCTTAATGGGTTTTACAACAATGACCGTTTTGATGATGCCGAGAAAGTCTGGGAGATGATGAAGGACAGGAATGTTGAGCCGAACACAAAGAGCTATAACGCAAAGCTGCGGGGTCTGGTTGCCAATGGAAGGATTGAGGATGCAGTTGCTTTAATTGAGGCGATGCAGAAGGATGGGCCTAAACCTGATTCAGTGTCCTACAATGAGCTGATTCGAGGGTATTGCAAGGAAGGGAGGTTGGGTGAGGCCAAGAAGGTATATGATGATCTGGTAAAGAATGAATGTGCACCGAACAAGGGGACATTTGAAACTCTCGTACCACATTTTGTGGAGGCTGGGGAGCTTGATCTTGCTCTAGATTGCTGCCATGAGATCTTTAGTAGGAAGTGCAGAGTGAAATGCTCATTGCTGCAGGGGGTAGTGACTGCATTGGTTGCTGCATCTAGGGTGGAGGAGGCTACCAGGATTGTAAAGCTTGGGTGGAAGAACAACTATCCTCCAAGGGGTTTGAAGATGCCAGAACTTATTGAGAAAGACAAAGCTGTAGAAGCTGAAACCGATTGCGATAATTTTCTACCGTATGAAGAGGGGAGCGAGGAGGAATTGGAGTCTAAAACTGCTTGA